One part of the Gemmatimonadota bacterium genome encodes these proteins:
- a CDS encoding 4'-phosphopantetheinyl transferase superfamily protein, translated as MVDAPVPGGNPRVLGPGWSLPEDEIHLWRLPLAPDARWGAALQGVLTEADRADLARFRRPEDARRRGWARGAVRWVLGTLSGTAPTGLDFEIGPRGKPSLPGSGLEFNLSHTREWLLLAVARGRRVGVDLEAERPLKDPDGLARVSFTPAEREALAAAPPSERPARFLRVWARKEALAKALGEGLAAFPRFTATVEGEARLLELDGDPTEAARWRLLDLAAVPGHQACLAAEGRGWHLVWHTTLP; from the coding sequence ATGGTAGACGCGCCCGTCCCGGGCGGAAACCCCCGCGTCCTGGGGCCGGGATGGTCGCTGCCGGAGGACGAGATCCACCTGTGGCGCCTCCCTCTGGCGCCCGACGCCCGCTGGGGTGCCGCGCTGCAGGGCGTGCTCACGGAGGCGGACCGGGCCGACCTGGCGCGCTTCCGGCGGCCCGAGGACGCCCGGCGCCGGGGATGGGCCCGCGGGGCGGTGCGATGGGTCCTGGGGACGCTGTCGGGCACCGCACCGACCGGCCTGGACTTCGAGATCGGGCCCCGCGGCAAGCCGTCGCTGCCGGGGTCGGGGCTCGAGTTCAACCTCTCCCACACGCGGGAGTGGCTCCTGCTGGCGGTGGCCCGGGGGCGCCGGGTGGGGGTGGACCTGGAGGCGGAACGGCCCTTGAAGGACCCGGACGGCCTGGCGCGCGTCTCGTTCACACCGGCCGAGCGGGAGGCCCTGGCGGCCGCGCCGCCGTCCGAGCGACCCGCCCGCTTCCTCCGGGTCTGGGCCCGCAAGGAGGCCCTGGCCAAGGCGCTCGGCGAGGGGCTCGCGGCCTTTCCGCGGTTCACGGCCACCGTGGAGGGGGAGGCGCGTCTGCTGGAGCTGGATGGCGATCCGACCGAAGCCGCTCGTTGGCGCCTCCTGGACCTGGCCGCCGTGCCCGGCCACCAGGCCTGTCTGGCCGCGGAGGGCCGGGGCTGGCACCTTGTCTGGCACACCACCCTGCCGTAG
- a CDS encoding ABC transporter ATP-binding protein → MTLLRSVLSLLERRERLQLGVLAAGLVIMGLLEMVGVASILPFMRLVADPGVLERSGWLADLHARLGSPEPGRFLFQAGLFLLGIIALNNLFNAVTSWYLFRFAWAQNHRLSLRLLSRYLGQPYAFFLDRNTSELSQKLLQEVNSVVSGVLLPMLQVAARGVSVVLLVVLLAVVDLRMALLVALIFGGSYGLVYLLLRRRQYHLGVERFTQNTARFSVSREVLVGIKDVKSLGREAEFLRRFAEPSWRYSLGTAQNQIVGRLPRYALETIAFGTVIVIILARLRQGGDFATLLPVLSVYVFAGYRLMPALNELFSSVVTMRFNTAALDRLLDDLSGPDPDEGLRPEARGEIAFRESIELDGVQFRYPDTRGFALRDVDLRIEANQVVGFVGTTGSGKTTLVDLLLGLLAPTEGSLRVDGVPLDARTRLAWRRHCGYVPQDVFLSDDTITANIAFGLPPAEVDPAAVERAARIAQLHDFVQELPDGYATVVGERGIRLSGGQRQRIGIARALYHDPDVLVLDEATSALDGATEAAVLDTIHTLAHTKTLLVIAHRLTTVRPCDVIHVVEAGRVVASGSWDDLVASSERFQALGGR, encoded by the coding sequence TTGACCCTCCTCCGCTCCGTCCTGTCCCTGCTTGAGCGCCGTGAGCGTCTGCAACTGGGCGTGCTGGCCGCCGGGCTCGTGATCATGGGCCTCCTGGAGATGGTGGGGGTCGCGTCCATCCTGCCCTTCATGCGCCTGGTGGCGGATCCGGGCGTGCTCGAGCGCAGCGGGTGGCTGGCGGATCTGCACGCACGGCTGGGATCGCCCGAGCCCGGGCGCTTCCTCTTCCAGGCCGGGCTGTTCCTGCTCGGGATCATCGCGCTCAACAACCTCTTCAACGCCGTCACGTCCTGGTACCTGTTCCGCTTCGCCTGGGCGCAGAACCACCGGCTCTCGCTGCGCCTGCTCTCGCGCTACCTGGGCCAACCCTACGCGTTCTTCCTGGACCGCAACACGTCCGAGCTGAGCCAGAAGCTGCTCCAGGAGGTCAACTCCGTCGTCTCGGGCGTCCTGCTGCCGATGCTGCAGGTCGCGGCCCGGGGTGTCTCGGTGGTGCTGCTGGTCGTGCTGCTGGCGGTCGTGGATCTCCGCATGGCTCTGCTGGTCGCGCTGATCTTCGGCGGCTCCTACGGGCTGGTCTACCTGCTGCTGCGGCGGCGTCAGTACCACCTGGGCGTCGAGCGCTTCACGCAGAATACCGCCCGGTTCTCGGTGTCGCGCGAGGTCCTGGTGGGCATCAAGGACGTCAAGTCGCTCGGTCGCGAAGCGGAGTTCCTGCGCCGCTTCGCGGAGCCCTCCTGGCGCTATTCGCTCGGCACCGCCCAGAACCAGATCGTGGGCCGTCTGCCGCGGTATGCGCTGGAGACGATCGCCTTCGGCACGGTGATCGTCATCATCCTGGCGCGGCTGCGCCAGGGCGGAGACTTCGCGACCCTGTTGCCGGTGCTCAGCGTGTATGTCTTCGCCGGCTACCGGCTCATGCCGGCGCTGAACGAGCTGTTCTCGAGCGTGGTGACCATGCGCTTCAACACCGCCGCGCTCGATCGTCTGCTCGACGACCTCTCCGGTCCCGACCCGGACGAAGGGCTCCGTCCCGAGGCCCGCGGCGAGATCGCCTTCCGCGAATCGATCGAGCTGGACGGCGTCCAGTTCCGGTATCCGGACACGCGCGGCTTCGCGCTGCGCGATGTCGACCTGCGGATCGAGGCCAATCAGGTCGTGGGCTTCGTCGGCACCACCGGTTCGGGCAAGACCACGCTCGTGGATCTGCTGCTGGGTCTGCTCGCGCCCACGGAGGGCTCGCTCCGCGTGGACGGCGTGCCGCTGGACGCACGCACGCGTCTGGCCTGGCGTCGACACTGCGGCTACGTGCCCCAGGACGTCTTCCTGTCGGACGACACGATCACCGCCAACATCGCCTTCGGCCTGCCCCCGGCCGAGGTGGACCCCGCAGCCGTCGAACGCGCGGCGCGCATCGCCCAGCTCCACGACTTCGTGCAGGAGCTGCCGGACGGGTATGCGACGGTCGTGGGGGAGCGCGGCATCCGATTGAGCGGCGGACAGCGCCAACGCATCGGGATCGCGCGTGCGCTCTACCACGATCCCGACGTCCTGGTCCTGGACGAGGCCACGAGCGCGCTGGACGGCGCCACCGAGGCGGCGGTGTTGGATACGATCCACACGCTGGCCCACACCAAGACCCTGCTCGTCATCGCGCACCGGCTCACCACCGTCCGGCCGTGTGACGTCATCCACGTGGTGGAGGCAGGGCGGGTGGTGGCGTCGGGGTCCTGGGACGACCTGGTGGCATCCAGCGAGCGGTTCCAGGCGCTGGGGGGCCGGTAG